A window of the Desulfobacula toluolica Tol2 genome harbors these coding sequences:
- a CDS encoding DUF120 domain-containing protein: MISGKVIQGAHKAAFFTELDWVKLQCREKIGFVPFPGTLNLELSLSEVERLEKFSEGIWEELVPPDQNFCSSKVLPIWVGNVKGALILPDADVKIHGRQVVEILAPVKLRDELGINDGDMVVLQLGGIIAKPGLKLSVDAVLFDLDGTLIDSIESYYCIVEIILDKMGFPAVPRQTILEAAKNDEFNWDLILPDVPDRSRQETAAQAWQMVQQIYPDTFLKNVRPFPDTGKVLRLLHDRNIKIGIATSTPQKNISDKMKILDREGILNFVETVVSAGDVERKKPFPDALILCRDRLGVRSDRCVYVGDMVMDVVAGMAAGMKTIGVLTGFETYASLAQNNPDVIIESISDLPDVLEI, translated from the coding sequence GTGATATCTGGGAAAGTGATTCAAGGGGCTCACAAGGCTGCTTTTTTTACAGAGCTGGACTGGGTAAAGCTGCAGTGTCGTGAAAAAATCGGATTTGTACCTTTTCCCGGAACCCTTAATCTCGAATTGTCTTTGTCTGAGGTGGAACGTCTGGAAAAGTTCAGTGAAGGGATCTGGGAAGAACTGGTACCGCCGGATCAAAATTTTTGTTCCTCAAAGGTTCTTCCCATATGGGTTGGAAACGTCAAAGGGGCATTGATTCTTCCTGATGCAGACGTGAAAATTCACGGCCGGCAGGTTGTTGAAATTCTGGCACCGGTGAAACTGAGGGATGAACTGGGGATAAATGACGGGGATATGGTTGTACTGCAATTGGGTGGGATCATTGCAAAACCAGGGCTCAAGCTCTCTGTGGATGCTGTTTTGTTTGATCTTGACGGCACCCTGATAGATTCCATTGAATCCTATTATTGCATCGTGGAAATCATCCTTGATAAAATGGGATTTCCAGCAGTTCCGAGGCAGACTATCCTGGAAGCGGCAAAAAATGATGAATTCAACTGGGATTTGATTCTGCCGGATGTGCCGGACCGATCCAGACAAGAAACAGCCGCCCAAGCCTGGCAGATGGTACAACAGATATATCCTGACACGTTCCTGAAAAATGTCAGGCCTTTCCCTGATACGGGAAAAGTGCTTCGCCTTCTCCATGACCGCAATATCAAGATTGGGATTGCGACATCAACCCCTCAAAAAAATATCAGTGATAAAATGAAGATCCTGGACCGGGAGGGGATTTTAAATTTTGTTGAGACAGTTGTATCAGCCGGGGATGTTGAACGTAAAAAGCCGTTTCCGGATGCCTTGATTTTGTGCAGAGATCGTCTGGGGGTTCGGTCAGACCGGTGCGTTTATGTGGGAGACATGGTAATGGACGTTGTCGCAGGAATGGCTGCAGGTATGAAAACCATCGGAGTTCTCACGGGATTTGAGACATATGCAAGCCTGGCACAAAATAATCCTGATGTTATTATTGAGTCTATTTCAGATCTGCCTGATGTGCTGGAGATTTAG
- a CDS encoding histidine phosphatase family protein — protein MKILNSYKPELKNLPENPFEKLSHPDPLIFLLRHGRIKDHETKRFIGATDVELDPMGIDQALYWKKAFSSLNFEAVHSSSLQRCTRTAELIANDKKIITSPALNEIHMGKWDGCSFDQIKQQSAKEFEKRGKNLDTYKTPGGESFHDTSCRAVPYFKDCATTLKNNILFVTHAGVIRVILCHLLGIKLADLFQIKISYAQLFVIQPDLPS, from the coding sequence ATGAAAATACTAAACTCATACAAGCCAGAATTGAAGAATCTGCCGGAAAATCCGTTCGAGAAATTATCTCATCCTGACCCCTTGATCTTTCTTTTAAGGCATGGCCGGATTAAAGACCATGAAACAAAACGATTTATCGGGGCAACGGACGTTGAACTGGACCCTATGGGTATAGACCAGGCTCTTTATTGGAAAAAAGCTTTTTCATCATTGAATTTCGAAGCTGTTCATTCAAGCTCTCTCCAGAGATGCACCCGCACGGCAGAATTGATTGCCAATGATAAAAAAATCATAACATCTCCGGCACTCAATGAAATACACATGGGAAAATGGGATGGCTGCTCTTTTGATCAAATCAAACAGCAAAGCGCCAAAGAGTTTGAAAAAAGGGGCAAAAATCTCGATACCTACAAAACACCCGGCGGCGAAAGCTTTCACGACACTTCATGCCGTGCTGTTCCTTATTTTAAAGACTGTGCAACCACATTAAAAAACAATATATTGTTCGTCACTCATGCCGGTGTGATAAGGGTGATCCTGTGCCATCTTTTAGGTATAAAACTTGCCGATCTTTTTCAAATAAAAATCAGCTACGCCCAGCTTTTTGTTATTCAACCCGACTTACCGTCTTAA
- a CDS encoding DVU_1551 family NTP transferase: protein MVRHLKQKDRSTPISAVILAAGLSSRMGDFKPLLPLGKTTIVETAINLFKAHQINDIVVVTGHNYNLLEPIVKKAGALPIFNCEYSSGMLSSIQKGVQNIRPEYSGFFLLPVDIPAIRPSTIKLMIQQFQKTPDKIILPYFDDTPGHPPLIPVGLKTDILNLCDGSTLRDVMLSPENQKIPLKVYDRGILMDADDKQGYEHICQKFNSLNIPDKEECLSIINDILPENDPIRIHLAEVSFAALKIANGLPHQLNTDLVIAAAILHDIKRKEKNHAKAGAKFIRDLGFAEVSAIITQHMDIDIDTASEVNEKEVVYFADKLCNGNGVDLNYHKRFSENLMKFPWAITSISKRYENTKLIQARIEESAGKSVREIISS, encoded by the coding sequence ATGGTTCGGCACCTTAAGCAAAAAGACCGCTCAACACCAATCTCTGCCGTTATCCTGGCAGCAGGGTTATCGTCCAGAATGGGCGATTTCAAACCCTTGCTGCCATTGGGCAAAACAACAATAGTGGAAACCGCTATCAATTTGTTCAAGGCGCATCAAATTAATGATATTGTTGTTGTAACCGGCCACAATTACAATTTGCTTGAACCGATAGTGAAAAAAGCAGGTGCCCTTCCAATATTTAACTGTGAATATTCATCCGGGATGTTAAGTTCCATTCAAAAAGGCGTCCAAAATATCCGGCCGGAATATTCAGGATTTTTCCTTCTTCCGGTAGACATTCCTGCTATTCGCCCTTCTACCATCAAGTTAATGATACAGCAGTTTCAAAAGACCCCGGATAAAATCATACTGCCTTATTTTGATGATACTCCAGGCCATCCGCCCCTGATTCCAGTCGGTTTAAAAACAGATATTCTCAATTTGTGTGATGGATCAACTTTAAGGGATGTGATGCTGTCCCCGGAAAATCAAAAAATACCTTTGAAGGTTTACGACAGAGGCATTTTAATGGATGCCGATGACAAACAAGGGTATGAGCATATCTGCCAAAAATTTAACAGCCTGAACATCCCGGACAAAGAAGAATGCCTTTCGATCATCAATGACATATTGCCCGAGAATGACCCAATCCGAATTCACCTGGCAGAGGTTTCATTCGCAGCATTGAAAATTGCCAATGGCCTTCCCCATCAACTGAATACAGACCTGGTGATTGCCGCAGCAATCCTTCATGATATTAAACGAAAAGAAAAAAACCATGCCAAAGCAGGAGCTAAATTTATAAGGGATCTTGGGTTCGCAGAAGTATCAGCAATAATTACCCAGCACATGGACATTGATATTGATACCGCATCTGAGGTCAATGAAAAAGAGGTGGTTTATTTTGCCGACAAACTCTGCAACGGCAATGGTGTTGATTTAAATTACCACAAACGGTTTTCAGAAAATTTAATGAAATTTCCCTGGGCCATAACATCCATTTCAAAACGATATGAAAATACTAAACTCATACAAGCCAGAATTGAAGAATCTGCCGGAAAATCCGTTCGAGAAATTATCTCATCCTGA
- a CDS encoding molybdopterin-binding protein, translated as MKLYNKSKIKSLPVEESVGTVLVHDITKIIPDLFKGPCFKKGHVITQEDVEELLDIGKRHIYVATLNGELHENDAAIRIAEAAAGPGINLSAPQEGKVNFSSQTNGLLKINVSALEEINSIPDVIFATLHTNQTVQKGNDLAGTRIIPLSIDENRIIEVEEICRKHFPIIQVKPLQCLSVGLIVTGSEVYHGRIRDGFGPVVEKKFKELGSPVIKKTIVSDDMDMTVQAIHDNISAGAQMIAVTGGMSVDPDDLTPASIRAAGGEVITYGAPVLPGAMFMLAHINNIPVIGLPGCVMYHRASIFDLIVPKLLAGESILKSDIVQMGHGGFCSSCKTCRYPSCSFGK; from the coding sequence ATGAAATTATACAACAAAAGCAAAATCAAATCACTGCCCGTGGAAGAGTCCGTTGGAACAGTTCTGGTTCATGATATCACTAAAATCATACCCGATCTGTTCAAAGGTCCTTGTTTTAAAAAAGGACATGTGATCACCCAGGAAGATGTGGAAGAATTACTTGACATTGGCAAGCGTCATATTTATGTGGCAACCCTTAACGGAGAACTTCATGAAAATGATGCGGCCATTAGAATTGCTGAGGCAGCCGCGGGTCCCGGAATCAATCTGAGTGCCCCTCAGGAAGGAAAAGTTAATTTTTCATCTCAAACAAACGGATTGTTAAAAATCAATGTATCCGCCCTTGAAGAGATCAACAGCATTCCGGATGTTATTTTTGCAACCCTGCACACGAATCAAACCGTTCAAAAGGGAAACGATCTTGCCGGTACAAGAATAATTCCCTTGTCCATTGATGAAAACCGGATCATTGAAGTGGAAGAGATTTGTAGAAAACACTTTCCCATCATTCAGGTCAAACCGCTTCAATGTTTGTCCGTCGGCCTTATTGTAACCGGTTCCGAAGTATATCATGGACGGATAAGGGATGGATTCGGCCCTGTGGTGGAAAAAAAATTCAAAGAATTGGGAAGTCCTGTCATCAAAAAAACCATTGTCAGCGATGACATGGACATGACGGTTCAAGCCATTCATGACAATATCAGTGCTGGTGCCCAAATGATTGCGGTTACAGGCGGAATGTCCGTTGATCCGGATGATCTGACCCCGGCATCCATCAGGGCTGCGGGAGGAGAAGTTATTACTTACGGAGCCCCTGTCCTGCCCGGAGCCATGTTCATGCTGGCCCATATCAATAATATCCCGGTAATAGGCCTGCCCGGATGCGTCATGTATCACAGGGCCAGTATTTTTGATCTAATCGTGCCCAAACTACTGGCCGGGGAAAGTATTTTAAAATCCGATATTGTACAAATGGGACATGGAGGGTTCTGCTCAAGCTGTAAAACCTGCAGATATCCGTCATGCAGTTTTGGAAAATAA
- the thiS gene encoding sulfur carrier protein ThiS, with the protein MIIILNGLKEDVPENISIQALIEFVKEGDPHLIVEQNSRYIYPTDYHSTIVKENDVIEFINPDLGG; encoded by the coding sequence ATGATTATTATATTGAACGGCCTGAAAGAAGATGTACCTGAAAATATCAGCATTCAAGCCCTTATTGAATTTGTCAAAGAGGGAGACCCGCATCTGATCGTTGAACAAAACAGCAGGTATATCTACCCAACTGACTATCACAGCACCATTGTAAAAGAAAACGACGTCATTGAATTTATCAACCCGGATCTTGGCGGATAA
- a CDS encoding HesA/MoeB/ThiF family protein: MRYARQTILPQIGTSGQAKLFKACVLIAGAGGLGSISSYYLAAAGIGNLIIVDNDTVELSNLNRQIIHCEADLGKPKAVSAAQSLERLNSSIRIRPVKVKITDASICHLLENVDIIVDACDNIQTRHVLNRASLKKKIPYIFGGVNGFDGMASTFIPGKTPCFNCLFSNKDRRETITGIIGPAAGVIGSFQAMEAIKLLLDIGKNLSNRLIRVSGMDMRTTVTPLETHPACPTCHGINSKKENSQ, encoded by the coding sequence ATGAGATATGCAAGACAAACAATCCTTCCACAGATCGGCACCAGCGGTCAGGCCAAACTTTTTAAAGCTTGTGTCCTCATCGCCGGTGCCGGTGGCTTGGGTTCAATCTCTTCATATTATCTGGCCGCAGCCGGCATTGGGAACCTCATCATCGTGGATAATGATACAGTCGAACTGAGCAACTTGAACCGGCAAATTATTCATTGTGAAGCCGACCTTGGGAAACCCAAAGCCGTTTCGGCCGCCCAAAGCCTTGAACGGTTAAATTCATCCATACGGATCAGACCGGTCAAGGTAAAAATCACAGATGCATCCATTTGTCATTTACTGGAAAATGTGGATATCATAGTGGATGCCTGTGACAATATACAAACCCGGCATGTGTTAAACCGGGCGTCACTGAAAAAAAAAATCCCATACATATTCGGAGGTGTCAATGGATTTGACGGCATGGCATCAACCTTTATTCCCGGAAAAACACCCTGTTTTAACTGCCTGTTTTCAAATAAAGACCGCCGGGAAACCATAACAGGAATTATCGGCCCGGCTGCCGGGGTTATCGGGTCTTTCCAGGCCATGGAAGCAATCAAACTTTTATTGGATATCGGAAAAAATTTGAGCAACCGTCTGATCAGAGTTTCCGGTATGGATATGCGCACAACCGTCACACCCCTTGAAACTCATCCGGCTTGCCCGACTTGTCATGGCATAAATTCAAAAAAGGAAAACAGTCAATAA